In a genomic window of Sarcophilus harrisii chromosome 4, mSarHar1.11, whole genome shotgun sequence:
- the MARCKS gene encoding myristoylated alanine-rich C-kinase substrate → MGAQFSKTAAKGEAAAEKPGEAAVAASPSKANGQENGHVKVNGDASPAAAEPGAKEELQANGSAPAADKEESAAAAGASPAVGADKEEAAGSPEAPAPAGSPSEKEAPAAAAGSGEGEGAEPASPTAAEGEAASASSSSSPKAEDGATPSPSSNETPKKKKKRFSFKKSFKLSGFSFKKNKKEAGEGGEAEGAAGSATAAEGGKDEAAGAGPAAASGSAAAPEASAAAGGEEANGPSDEATTGEDAGSGAGGDASTQEAKADEAAPEKATAGDEVKGASSDEAKKAEEKAAAVEEAPAAASSSAESPAAAAPDAEATKAEEQQPSAAAATATASTASAAPTQEAPSESSPEAPPAEAAAE, encoded by the exons ATGGGTGCCCAGTTCTCTAAGACCGCTGCAAAAGGCGAAGCTGCTGCTGAGAAACCCGGGGAAGCAGCAGTAGCTGCATCGCCTTCGAAGGCAAATGGACAG GAGAACGGCCACGTGAAGGTAAACGGCGACGCGTCGCCGGCGGCCGCCGAGCCGGGCGCCAAGGAGGAGCTGCAGGCCAACGGCAGCGCCCCAGCTGCAGACAAAGAGGAGTCGGCGGCCGCGGCGGGCGCTTCCCCGGCGGTCGGGGCCGACAAGGAGGAGGCGGCCGGCTCCCCCGAGGCCCCCGCGCCAGCCGGGAGCCCCAGCGAGAAGGAGGCTCCAGCGGCGGCCGCCGGATCCGGGGAGGGCGAGGGCGCAGAGCCTGCGTCGCCCACCGCTGCGGAAGGCGAAGCGGCGTCGGCCTCGTCGTCGTCGTCCCCCAAGGCCGAGGACGGGGCGACGCCTTCTCCCAGCAGCAACGAGACcccgaaaaaaaaaaagaagcgcTTTTCCTTCAAAAAGTCCTTCAAGCTGAGTGGCTTCTCCttcaagaagaacaagaaggaggCCGGCGAGGGCGGCGAGGCCGAGGGTGCGGCCGGCTCTGCTACCGCCGCCGAGGGCGGAAAGGACGAGGCCGCGGGTGCGGGCCCGGCCGCCGCTTCGGGCTCTGCGGCCGCCCCCGAGGCCTCGGCGGCCGCGGGCGGGGAGGAGGCCAACGGGCCAAGCGATGAGGCCACGACCGGGGAAGACGCGGGGAGCGGGGCCGGCGGCGACGCGTCCACGCAGGAGGCCAAGGCCGACGAGGCCGCACCCGAGAAGGCGACCGCGGGGGACGAGGTCAAGGGCGCTTCGTCCGACGAGGCCAAGAAGGCTGAGGAGAAGGCCGCAGCCGTTGAGGAGGCCCCAGCCGCGGCCTCCTCGAGCGCTGAGAGCCCCGCGGCCGCCGCCCCGGACGCCGAGGCCACCAAAGCCGAGGAGCAGCAGCCCTCCGCAGCAGCAGCCACAGCCACAGCCTCGACAGCCTCAGCAGCCCCCACACAGGAGGCCCCGTCCGAGTCCAGTCCAGAAGCTCCCCCAGCCGAGGCGGCAGCAGAGTAA